A genomic segment from Methanoplanus limicola DSM 2279 encodes:
- the prf1 gene encoding peptide chain release factor aRF-1 — MAETVTEIDSARKRYEFKKTLEKLNEKEGSGTELITIYIPPDKQIYDVTNQLKDEYGQCSNIKSKQTKTNVQSAISSILSRLKQYNRPPENGLAVFCGTVKLGGDRTDLDCVIIEPPEPLNLYMYRCSSKFELEPLQQMLVEKEVYGLIVIDRRESYIGFLRGNRIEPVSGVTSTVPGKQRKGGQSAMRFQRLRLIAINEYYKKVGDRATDIFMAEPDFFERFKGVLIGGPTPTKDEFYAGEFIHHELQKRVIGLFDCSYTNESGLSELVDNASEALRGVEVMKEKVVMERFFKELVKDDGLSSYGEESVRKNLEIGAVDILLLSSVLRKSRLTIKCQNCDYEKEETVQVEPGKKMSDIDFGTCPKCSAPLYMEDETDIIDELTEFADSSSTDVMIISDDFEEGAMLYNAFGGIAAILRYRTGY; from the coding sequence ATGGCAGAAACGGTAACTGAGATTGACAGCGCAAGGAAGCGCTATGAATTTAAAAAGACTCTTGAGAAGCTCAATGAGAAGGAAGGAAGCGGAACTGAGCTTATTACAATATATATCCCTCCTGACAAGCAGATATATGATGTCACAAACCAGTTAAAGGACGAGTATGGTCAGTGTTCGAATATTAAGAGCAAGCAGACAAAGACCAATGTACAAAGCGCTATTTCTTCAATCCTCTCAAGGCTTAAGCAGTATAACAGACCTCCGGAGAATGGCCTGGCTGTCTTTTGCGGTACTGTGAAACTTGGCGGGGACAGGACAGATCTCGACTGCGTTATCATCGAACCGCCTGAACCTCTGAACCTGTATATGTACAGGTGCTCTTCTAAATTTGAGCTTGAACCCCTTCAGCAGATGCTTGTTGAGAAGGAGGTCTACGGGCTGATTGTAATTGACAGAAGGGAGTCCTATATCGGCTTTCTGAGGGGCAACAGGATTGAACCTGTGTCTGGTGTGACCTCAACAGTTCCGGGAAAACAGAGGAAGGGTGGTCAGTCTGCAATGCGTTTTCAGCGCCTGCGCCTTATTGCCATAAATGAATATTATAAAAAGGTCGGAGATCGGGCCACGGATATTTTTATGGCTGAACCTGATTTCTTTGAGAGGTTTAAGGGCGTACTTATCGGTGGCCCTACACCTACAAAGGATGAGTTTTATGCCGGAGAATTCATTCACCATGAACTCCAGAAGAGGGTAATCGGTCTCTTTGACTGCTCATACACAAACGAGAGCGGCCTTTCGGAACTTGTTGACAATGCAAGCGAGGCACTCCGCGGCGTTGAGGTTATGAAAGAGAAGGTTGTAATGGAACGCTTCTTTAAGGAACTTGTCAAGGATGACGGGCTTTCATCATATGGTGAGGAGAGCGTCAGAAAGAACCTTGAAATAGGTGCTGTTGATATCCTTCTTCTCTCCTCAGTCCTGAGAAAATCACGCCTGACAATTAAATGTCAGAATTGTGACTACGAAAAAGAGGAGACTGTGCAGGTGGAACCCGGTAAAAAGATGTCAGATATTGACTTTGGCACCTGCCCGAAATGTTCTGCGCCACTGTATATGGAAGATGAGACTGATATTATTGATGAACTTACGGAATTTGCAGATTCAAGCTCAACTGATGTTATGATTATCTCGGATGACTTTGAGGAAGGTGCAATGCTTTACAATGCTTTTGGCGGAATTGCGGCTATACTCAGGTACAGAACCGGGTACTGA
- a CDS encoding alpha/beta hydrolase: protein MPESGYSVSEYGILSVDNSAYSASSTVISQKDGITSEEVVISAEGATPFYSVLTYPQNPSCAVVFAPGAGVSAADHNSRAVSYAESGIAFLAVDIRGNGGKSEGYPLDISKDLGYYLNGEVPQYFRIVGDLTYGERYLSERFGVPVYAVGSSNGGRYAAIAAAADGNFSGYFGVSTSGFLFPEGDYSAATLRFIRSINPDNYIGMISPSPVYIFHSPDDTIIDFEYGQAFYGLAEEPKEFIAFNGNHGLNGEVDEGIINILLRNEYLSLTPDAGS, encoded by the coding sequence GTGCCTGAATCAGGTTATTCTGTCTCTGAATATGGTATTCTGTCGGTTGATAACTCTGCTTACTCCGCTTCCTCAACCGTAATCTCTCAGAAAGACGGGATTACTTCAGAAGAGGTGGTCATCTCAGCTGAAGGGGCCACGCCCTTTTATTCGGTACTCACCTATCCGCAGAACCCGTCCTGTGCGGTTGTATTTGCACCCGGTGCAGGTGTATCTGCCGCCGATCATAATTCAAGGGCTGTGAGTTATGCAGAGTCCGGCATAGCATTTCTGGCAGTCGATATCCGCGGTAATGGCGGGAAAAGTGAGGGTTATCCGCTGGATATATCAAAAGATCTCGGTTACTATCTCAATGGTGAGGTGCCCCAGTATTTCCGGATTGTCGGTGACCTGACTTATGGTGAAAGGTATCTCTCTGAAAGGTTCGGCGTGCCTGTTTATGCCGTTGGTTCATCTAATGGTGGGCGTTATGCGGCTATTGCTGCTGCGGCTGACGGAAATTTCTCCGGATATTTTGGCGTTTCAACATCCGGCTTTTTATTCCCGGAAGGTGATTACAGTGCAGCAACACTCCGCTTTATCAGAAGTATAAATCCGGATAACTACATAGGAATGATCAGCCCGTCTCCGGTTTACATATTCCATTCTCCGGATGACACCATCATTGATTTTGAGTACGGGCAGGCATTCTATGGCCTTGCAGAGGAGCCTAAGGAGTTTATTGCGTTTAACGGTAATCACGGCCTGAATGGAGAGGTTGATGAGGGCATCATCAATATCCTTTTGAGAAATGAATATTTGAGTTTAACACCTGATGCCGGATCTTAA
- a CDS encoding NUDIX hydrolase, which translates to MADIKEPVSEIYNGKRLKVEKVLIDLPGGVKLERIVVKPGGAVAMLPVDDEYCYLIKQYRYAVDDYIYEAPAGTIEDGESPADTAKREIIEETGLSASEMIPKGYIFTSPGYTNEIIYLYEARGLAPSDEFEKDADEDITVVKVRISELRGMIEAERIVDAKTICLVYKCLGA; encoded by the coding sequence ATGGCTGATATAAAAGAACCTGTTAGTGAAATATACAATGGTAAGAGGCTCAAAGTCGAGAAAGTGCTGATTGACCTTCCCGGCGGAGTCAAACTTGAGAGAATTGTTGTTAAACCCGGAGGAGCGGTTGCGATGCTTCCTGTGGATGACGAATACTGCTACCTCATTAAACAGTACAGGTATGCTGTGGACGATTACATCTATGAAGCGCCTGCGGGCACAATCGAAGATGGTGAATCTCCGGCAGATACCGCAAAGAGGGAAATTATTGAGGAAACTGGGCTCTCGGCATCTGAGATGATTCCAAAAGGATATATCTTTACATCTCCGGGATACACAAATGAGATTATATATCTCTATGAGGCAAGGGGTCTTGCCCCATCGGATGAGTTTGAAAAAGATGCGGATGAGGACATTACAGTTGTAAAAGTCAGAATAAGTGAACTTCGCGGTATGATTGAGGCTGAAAGAATAGTTGACGCAAAGACCATATGTCTCGTCTATAAATGTCTGGGGGCATAA
- the queC gene encoding 7-cyano-7-deazaguanine synthase QueC, producing MSGNKKAVCLLSGGMDSSTLAYLAKDMGYDIYALHTTYGQRTEKKERECAEKISRLLGAKELVVVPLDYFSCFGGSSLTDRGLTVHDHEDSAESCVGAVDLTGDNNLSVKSVPNTYVPFRNANLLSLATSYAESKGADAIFIGVQASDYSGYPDCRPEFIDAFQRVIDLGTSDDTSIELMTPFVKLNKTEILKKGFELGVPYEYTWSCYRDDHPACGCCDSCYFRLKAFEEAGRSDPIEYRTNPCE from the coding sequence ATGAGTGGTAATAAAAAAGCTGTATGCCTTCTCTCCGGTGGTATGGACTCATCAACCCTTGCATATCTTGCAAAGGATATGGGGTATGATATCTATGCCCTCCATACGACATACGGGCAGAGGACTGAGAAGAAGGAGAGAGAATGTGCTGAGAAAATATCCAGGCTGCTTGGAGCAAAGGAACTTGTTGTTGTCCCGCTGGATTACTTCTCCTGCTTTGGCGGGAGTTCACTGACTGACAGGGGGCTTACTGTCCATGATCATGAGGATTCTGCGGAATCCTGCGTTGGTGCTGTTGATTTAACCGGTGATAACAATCTGTCTGTTAAGAGCGTTCCGAATACCTATGTCCCGTTCAGGAATGCAAACCTTCTCTCTCTTGCAACAAGTTATGCCGAGAGCAAGGGTGCAGATGCCATATTCATAGGTGTTCAGGCGTCAGATTACAGCGGTTATCCGGACTGCCGCCCGGAATTTATTGATGCTTTTCAGAGGGTTATAGATCTCGGCACTTCGGATGATACTTCTATTGAACTGATGACTCCATTTGTAAAGCTTAATAAAACAGAGATTTTAAAGAAGGGATTTGAACTTGGTGTGCCATATGAGTACACATGGTCATGCTACCGGGACGACCATCCTGCATGCGGGTGCTGTGACTCCTGCTATTTCAGGCTGAAGGCATTTGAAGAGGCCGGCAGAAGTGATCCGATAGAATACAGGACAAACCCCTGTGAGTAA
- a CDS encoding 7-carboxy-7-deazaguanine synthase QueE, whose translation MKIVEIFGSLQGEGKNQGRPTTFVRFSGCNLRCAWCDTPESQDGKSGEEMTHDEVIGEIKKRGFGHICITGGEPLLWMDELVPLLGALDSEGYIIDIETNGTIDPAPLMDFASICMDVKCPSSGEVSNLSLLKRLRNRDSVKFVVFGREDLEYAEDVIISGGCLPETFISPVSGSDYRAVSDYILDKKLPCRMQIQLHKIIGVK comes from the coding sequence ATGAAAATAGTGGAGATCTTTGGCAGCCTTCAGGGTGAAGGAAAAAATCAGGGCCGGCCAACAACCTTTGTCAGATTTTCGGGATGCAACCTCAGGTGCGCCTGGTGTGATACTCCTGAATCGCAGGATGGAAAATCGGGAGAAGAGATGACTCACGATGAGGTCATCGGTGAGATTAAAAAGAGGGGTTTTGGGCACATCTGCATCACTGGGGGAGAACCTCTGCTCTGGATGGATGAACTTGTCCCTCTGTTGGGTGCCCTTGATTCTGAAGGGTATATTATTGATATAGAGACGAACGGAACGATTGACCCGGCACCTCTGATGGATTTTGCATCGATATGTATGGATGTAAAATGCCCCTCTTCAGGTGAGGTCAGTAATCTCTCTCTTCTTAAGAGACTTCGAAACAGGGACTCTGTTAAATTCGTAGTTTTTGGGAGAGAAGATCTCGAATATGCTGAGGATGTGATAATCTCCGGTGGTTGCCTCCCGGAAACATTTATTTCTCCTGTATCCGGATCTGACTACAGAGCTGTCTCGGATTATATACTTGATAAAAAACTCCCATGTAGGATGCAGATTCAGCTGCATAAGATAATTGGTGTGAAATAA
- a CDS encoding 6-carboxytetrahydropterin synthase → MTIRIYKEVYIEASHRLMHYKGKCNRLHGHQWRVEVWAEGETAGDSMILIDYNLIKETVNRYDHEVILNKNDPMAECIGRYQDVVKTDGDPTSELLSERLAAEIQAECDNAGIRATVTRCRVWESTSCYADWER, encoded by the coding sequence ATGACAATACGCATTTACAAGGAAGTCTATATTGAGGCAAGCCACAGGCTTATGCACTATAAAGGAAAGTGCAACAGGCTTCACGGGCACCAGTGGAGAGTGGAGGTCTGGGCTGAGGGCGAGACTGCCGGTGACAGCATGATTCTTATCGACTATAACCTGATAAAGGAGACTGTGAACCGCTACGATCATGAAGTTATCCTGAATAAAAACGACCCTATGGCAGAATGTATCGGCAGGTACCAGGATGTTGTAAAGACTGACGGAGATCCCACAAGTGAACTTCTCTCCGAAAGATTAGCTGCTGAAATTCAGGCAGAGTGTGATAATGCCGGAATCCGGGCAACAGTCACACGCTGCCGGGTTTGGGAGTCAACCTCCTGCTATGCGGACTGGGAGAGATAA
- a CDS encoding 30S ribosomal protein S12, with amino-acid sequence MGNGKFAARKCKSDAKKNRWRDPNYARRQLGLDIKSDPLEGAPQGRGIVLEKVGVEAKQPNSAIRKCVRVQLIKNGRQVTAFAVGDGAINFIDEHDEVTIEGIGGRLGRSKGDIPGVRFQVTEVNNVCLREMVLGRKEKPRR; translated from the coding sequence ATGGGAAACGGTAAATTCGCAGCAAGAAAGTGTAAAAGCGATGCCAAGAAGAACAGATGGCGCGACCCGAATTACGCGAGGCGCCAGCTCGGTCTTGACATCAAGTCTGATCCTCTGGAAGGAGCACCACAGGGACGCGGTATTGTACTCGAAAAGGTAGGAGTAGAGGCAAAACAGCCAAACTCAGCTATCCGTAAGTGTGTCCGTGTTCAGCTTATCAAAAACGGCCGCCAGGTCACTGCATTTGCAGTCGGCGACGGTGCTATCAACTTCATTGATGAGCACGACGAAGTCACCATCGAAGGTATCGGCGGTCGTCTGGGCCGTTCAAAGGGAGATATTCCGGGAGTTCGTTTCCAGGTAACAGAAGTAAACAATGTCTGTCTCCGTGAAATGGTTCTTGGAAGGAAAGAGAAACCACGCAGGTGA
- a CDS encoding 30S ribosomal protein S7: protein MTAEEIIENTEVPVVEEAEAPKARPAYLLFNKWDLTEVQINDPGLVRYVSVDSLIVPHSGGRYQHQQFAKSNMLIVERLINRLMQTETNTGKKELTTRIVKDAFDIVNKKTNRNPVEVLIDAIANSGPREETVRLKYGGINVPKSVDTAPQRRIDTALIFLARAVRQASHKKKKPVAACLADELIAAAAGESRSFAVSKKEERERVAKSAR, encoded by the coding sequence ATGACAGCAGAAGAAATAATCGAAAATACAGAAGTTCCTGTTGTAGAGGAAGCGGAAGCACCAAAGGCAAGACCTGCCTACCTCCTCTTCAACAAATGGGACCTCACAGAGGTCCAGATCAACGATCCTGGCCTTGTACGCTATGTAAGTGTTGATTCACTTATTGTCCCGCACTCAGGCGGAAGGTACCAGCACCAGCAGTTTGCAAAATCAAATATGCTCATTGTCGAGCGCCTTATCAACAGGCTTATGCAGACTGAGACAAATACCGGCAAAAAAGAACTTACAACAAGAATTGTAAAGGATGCCTTTGACATAGTCAACAAGAAGACAAACAGGAACCCTGTTGAGGTCCTAATTGACGCTATTGCAAACTCAGGGCCACGTGAAGAGACCGTACGCCTGAAGTACGGTGGTATCAATGTACCAAAGTCAGTCGATACAGCACCACAGCGCCGTATTGATACTGCACTTATCTTCCTTGCACGTGCTGTCCGCCAGGCAAGCCACAAAAAGAAGAAACCTGTCGCTGCATGTCTTGCAGATGAGCTTATCGCCGCTGCCGCAGGTGAATCACGCAGTTTTGCTGTTTCAAAGAAAGAAGAACGCGAACGTGTTGCAAAGTCTGCACGTTAA
- a CDS encoding elongation factor EF-2: MTRRKKMVERVTGLMSNPENIRNIGIVAHIDHGKTTLSDNLLAGAGMISDEIAGKACWMDSDEEEQARGITIDSSNVSMVHEYKGKEYLINMIDTPGHVDFGGDVTRAMRAVDGAVVLVDAVEGTMPQTETVLRQALKEGVMPVLFVNKVDRLINELKVDEMEMQIRLGKVIDKVNKLIKGMNEEAFKNGWKLDAADGRVAFGSALYNWAISVPYMKQSGISFKDVYDLCKAEDMKTLAKKSPLCEVVLDMVVRHLPNPDQAQKRRVPIIWQHGDPNTPEGKSMLNCDPNGAACLMVTDISFDQHAGEVATGRLFSGTLRRGTELYVMGTAMKVNRLTQVGIFMGAERIEVEALPAGNIAAVTGLKDAIVGSTVSTLMDMTPFESLKHYSEPVMTVAVEAKNMKDLPKLVTVLRQVAKEDPTVRVTIDEETGEHLISGMGELHLEIITGRIARDKGVEIVTSPPIVVYRETVTGTAGPVEGKSPNRHNRFYINIEPMPENIVKLIKDGEVSMDMPQLERRDVLVEAGFGKDEAKSVKAIEGTNMFIDMTKGIQYLNETMELVLDGWREALEGGPLADELVQNVKISLMDVKLHEDAIHRGPAQVIPAVRSAVKAGLLMAGDSLLEPMQKIQITVPQDHMGSATGLLQGRRGQVYDMQSEGDTMIVTGKAPVAELFGFAGDVRSATEGRAMWSTEFAGFETVPQGMLKEIVKAIRQRKGLKEQIPEPADYLA, translated from the coding sequence ATGACCAGACGAAAAAAGATGGTGGAGAGAGTTACAGGACTGATGTCAAATCCGGAGAACATCAGAAACATCGGTATTGTAGCTCACATTGATCACGGAAAGACAACACTCTCAGACAACCTCCTTGCAGGTGCAGGCATGATCAGCGATGAGATTGCCGGTAAAGCATGCTGGATGGACTCTGATGAAGAAGAGCAGGCACGTGGAATTACAATTGATTCCTCAAACGTCTCGATGGTTCACGAGTACAAAGGAAAAGAGTACCTCATCAACATGATTGATACACCGGGTCACGTTGACTTTGGTGGTGACGTCACACGTGCAATGCGTGCTGTTGACGGTGCAGTCGTTCTCGTTGATGCAGTTGAGGGAACAATGCCACAGACAGAGACTGTTCTTCGCCAGGCACTCAAAGAGGGAGTTATGCCCGTTCTCTTCGTGAACAAGGTAGACCGTCTCATCAACGAACTTAAAGTTGACGAGATGGAGATGCAGATCCGCCTTGGTAAGGTAATTGACAAGGTCAACAAACTCATCAAAGGTATGAACGAAGAAGCCTTCAAGAACGGATGGAAACTCGATGCAGCAGACGGCAGAGTTGCATTCGGATCAGCTCTCTACAACTGGGCAATTTCAGTACCATATATGAAGCAGAGCGGCATCTCATTCAAGGATGTATACGACCTCTGTAAAGCGGAAGACATGAAGACACTCGCAAAGAAAAGTCCCCTCTGTGAAGTTGTCCTTGACATGGTTGTCCGCCACCTTCCAAACCCGGATCAGGCTCAGAAACGCCGTGTACCTATCATCTGGCAGCACGGAGATCCAAACACACCTGAAGGCAAATCAATGCTCAACTGTGATCCAAACGGAGCTGCATGCCTGATGGTAACTGATATCTCATTTGATCAGCACGCAGGAGAAGTTGCAACAGGACGTCTCTTCTCAGGTACACTCAGACGCGGCACTGAACTTTATGTCATGGGCACTGCTATGAAGGTCAACCGCTTAACACAGGTAGGTATCTTCATGGGTGCGGAGAGGATCGAAGTGGAGGCACTTCCGGCAGGAAACATTGCAGCTGTAACAGGTCTTAAAGATGCAATAGTCGGATCAACGGTCAGCACCCTTATGGATATGACTCCGTTTGAATCACTCAAGCACTACTCAGAGCCTGTCATGACAGTCGCTGTCGAGGCAAAGAACATGAAGGATCTTCCAAAGCTCGTCACTGTCTTAAGGCAGGTTGCAAAGGAAGACCCGACAGTCCGTGTTACAATAGATGAAGAAACCGGAGAGCACCTTATCTCAGGTATGGGAGAACTTCACCTTGAGATCATCACAGGCCGTATTGCACGTGACAAGGGTGTCGAGATCGTAACCTCACCGCCGATTGTTGTTTACCGTGAAACCGTCACAGGAACAGCAGGCCCGGTTGAAGGAAAGTCACCCAACCGCCACAACAGGTTCTATATTAATATCGAACCAATGCCCGAAAATATTGTCAAACTCATCAAAGACGGTGAGGTTTCAATGGACATGCCACAGCTTGAACGCCGTGACGTTCTTGTCGAAGCAGGATTTGGCAAGGATGAGGCAAAGAGTGTCAAGGCAATCGAAGGAACAAATATGTTCATCGATATGACAAAGGGTATCCAGTACCTCAATGAGACAATGGAACTCGTCCTTGACGGATGGCGTGAGGCACTTGAGGGCGGACCTCTTGCAGACGAACTTGTCCAGAATGTCAAGATCAGCCTTATGGATGTTAAGCTTCACGAGGATGCAATCCACCGTGGCCCTGCACAGGTAATTCCGGCAGTCCGTTCAGCTGTAAAGGCAGGACTTCTCATGGCAGGAGATTCACTCCTTGAGCCTATGCAGAAGATTCAGATCACAGTACCACAGGACCACATGGGCAGTGCAACAGGACTTCTCCAGGGGCGCCGTGGACAGGTATACGATATGCAGTCAGAAGGTGACACCATGATCGTAACCGGAAAAGCACCGGTTGCAGAACTCTTTGGTTTTGCAGGCGATGTCCGTTCAGCAACTGAAGGCCGTGCAATGTGGTCTACAGAATTTGCAGGATTTGAGACCGTTCCGCAGGGAATGCTCAAAGAGATTGTCAAAGCAATCAGACAGCGCAAGGGTCTTAAGGAACAGATACCTGAGCCTGCTGATTACCTGGCATAA
- a CDS encoding archaellin/type IV pilin N-terminal domain-containing protein encodes MSWRVYPATGDDEAFTGLEAAIVLIAFVVVAAVFSYMVLGAGFNAAAQDVKSVHDGIGMSSTFLNLNGDMYAGVNSLFSPVRADSIFIPVSINPTGDPVDFTKVNVICMTRDHYDELIPCDPIMNENPAVNHWGIKSVRNGNGNNFLEPGEIFVLNLKLLNSLRVYEDFTVEIQPSECSVMTLRKEIPPGLESKSFVIL; translated from the coding sequence ATGTCATGGAGGGTTTATCCTGCAACCGGGGATGATGAGGCATTTACAGGGCTTGAAGCTGCGATAGTCCTCATTGCATTTGTGGTTGTAGCGGCAGTATTTTCGTATATGGTTCTTGGCGCCGGTTTCAATGCAGCTGCACAGGATGTAAAGTCTGTTCATGACGGTATTGGCATGTCATCGACTTTTCTGAACCTTAACGGAGATATGTATGCCGGGGTAAACAGTCTTTTTTCTCCGGTAAGGGCAGACTCGATATTTATTCCGGTTTCAATAAATCCAACCGGAGATCCGGTTGATTTCACCAAAGTCAATGTCATTTGCATGACCAGAGATCACTATGATGAATTAATACCCTGTGATCCCATAATGAATGAAAATCCGGCAGTTAATCACTGGGGCATAAAATCGGTCCGCAATGGAAACGGCAATAACTTTCTTGAACCCGGCGAGATATTTGTCCTGAATCTGAAATTGCTTAATTCACTGCGGGTGTACGAAGATTTTACCGTTGAAATTCAGCCTTCTGAATGTTCTGTTATGACTCTTAGAAAGGAAATTCCGCCGGGACTTGAATCAAAGAGCTTTGTCATTCTTTAG
- a CDS encoding archaellin/type IV pilin N-terminal domain-containing protein: MPSGPGSSEAFTGLEAAIVLTAFVVVAAVFAFVVLGAGFFVTDKSEDVINSGLKETSNSLNLAGTVVGRVKLSGSELRYIMFYLEHCGGGTGIDISKISYHISTDEFIEDYLPGDSSVEYEWKISPDDDSILEDGEILKVRINLDSVLLSGGDSFKVTVTPSEGHGISFSRDIPDYLVKNDYYELV, translated from the coding sequence GTGCCATCCGGACCTGGAAGTTCAGAGGCCTTTACAGGTCTTGAGGCTGCAATAGTTTTAACCGCTTTTGTTGTAGTTGCAGCAGTATTTGCCTTTGTTGTACTTGGAGCAGGTTTTTTTGTGACAGACAAAAGTGAGGATGTCATAAATTCAGGCCTTAAGGAGACTTCAAACTCTCTGAATTTAGCCGGAACCGTTGTTGGCAGAGTAAAATTGTCCGGTTCTGAACTGAGATATATTATGTTTTATCTTGAGCACTGTGGAGGCGGAACCGGTATTGACATCAGTAAAATTTCTTATCATATCTCAACAGATGAATTTATTGAGGATTATTTACCCGGGGATTCATCTGTTGAATATGAATGGAAGATAAGTCCGGATGATGACAGCATTCTTGAGGATGGTGAAATCCTGAAGGTCAGGATCAATCTGGATTCAGTCCTGCTTTCCGGAGGAGATTCTTTTAAGGTAACTGTCACTCCGTCTGAAGGGCATGGCATCTCTTTTAGCCGTGATATTCCTGATTATCTGGTTAAGAATGATTATTATGAACTTGTATGA
- a CDS encoding NifB/NifX family molybdenum-iron cluster-binding protein — protein MKVAVTSKGEDKDSVFEGRFGRTPYFLIFDTESDECKAVKNPYSEEASGVGPRAAQLLVDNSINKVITGNVGGNAASALQMAGIEVVLDRDGGSAGEVYNRNKA, from the coding sequence ATGAAAGTAGCAGTAACATCAAAAGGAGAAGATAAAGATTCGGTTTTTGAAGGAAGATTTGGAAGAACACCTTATTTCCTAATATTTGATACTGAATCCGATGAATGTAAGGCAGTTAAAAATCCGTACTCTGAAGAGGCTTCAGGTGTCGGTCCAAGGGCTGCACAGCTTCTTGTTGATAACAGTATTAACAAAGTAATAACCGGAAATGTAGGTGGAAACGCAGCATCAGCCCTTCAGATGGCAGGAATTGAAGTTGTTCTCGACCGTGACGGCGGAAGTGCCGGAGAGGTATACAACAGAAATAAGGCCTGA